The DNA window CAGGCTTTGTTTCATAcgactaaaccatcttcactaagcttgttttgaaagacccatctagttccaataaccAATTGATCAGTCGGTCTTAGAGTCAAATACCACACTTCATTTCTCACAAATtagtttaactcctcttgcatgaCATTAATCCAATTTGGATCAAGTAccgcttcaccaattttcttaggctcaatttgagaaataaaggaagAGTTAGCCATCTCATCCaacaattgacgtcttgtcctacgAGGAGAATTAGGATTACCAATTATCAATTTAGGTGGATGATCTCtattccatttgaagtttgatCTAAAAGGATTAGACGTTAGATTAGTTGGCTTCGCGACGTCCGAACTCTCAACAACCTGTTGAACTGGAGTTTGGACGTCTAATTGATTCTCAACCGGATCAACCACTTGATCAGACGGATAATCCCTTTGAACAGGAGCTTCATCCTCACTATCAGATTCAAGACATGccgcttctaatctgttagcaagGTCAATGGTATCAATggaattattttcaacagattcatcacaaacaacatggaAGGATTCCTCAATAGTGTGTGTACGATTGTTGTATACTCTGAAAGCATTACTAACTgatgagtaacctagcatgattccagtatctgctttagcatcaaaagagGTTAAATATTCtttcccattgttatgaataaaacacttacacccGAGTACTTTAAAGTAATAAACTGTAGGGATTCTTCCATAAAACAGTTCATAAGGTGTCTTGTCAAacgtttattaattattaaccgattttgtgtatagtaTGTTGTGTTTATGGATTCTGCCCAAAACTTCTGAGGAACACCTGAGTCGGCAAGCAtcgatctcgctgcttccttcagtgtCCTGACTATTCTCTCAGcaataccattttgttgtggattTCAAGCACTatacaactcgtgtctaataccagactcctcgagatagGAAGTTAAGCGTCTATTGGTGAATTCGGTTCCCCGATCACTTCTGATCCGAATAATTCTTAAGGATTTTTGGATTTGAATTCTTCTAAGgaatttaatcaaattctcagcAGTCTGATCCTTAGAAGGCAAAAGtacaacccatgtaaatcgtgaaATATCATCCATAACGACTAGGGTAAATCTCATTCCTGCCaagctctttacaggaattgaaccaaacaaatccatgtgtaaaagttccaagcaccggttggattgagatttccctttacttttgaacgatgatttgcTCTACTTACCTAACTGGCCAGCAGGACAGACCTTTTCCTTTAAAAACTTCAAGTTTGGTAAACCAAGAACCAAGTTATGCGAAcagatgttgttaatggttttaaaattaagatgaatcAATCTCTTATACCACAACCAGTTTTGATTAGTTTTGGTAATCATGCATATGGGATTAGATATTTCAGATTTCCAAttcattttttaagaatttcCTACCATACTTCTGGTCAATAAAACATTACattgttgatccttaactatgcatgcatgagtttgaaaatcaacagaaaatacattatcacataattgactaatactaataagattataacacaagttttcaacaagtagcacgttgttgatggttagattatcatggataatcttacccttactcatggtcttacccttgcAGTTATCTCCGAAAGTGATCTTAGGACCTAAGCATTTTGTTATATCAGTTAGAAGTCGTCTttctccagtcatgtgtctagaACATCCACTGTCTAGATACCAAACTGAATCCTCTAGACAGTCAACCTACACAAAAgcatatttacaaactttttggtactcacattcacttgggtcctcgatcaatcagtcccttgggaatccatatttaagttattatgaCGGACTTCCCTTTTGTGTAGTAATAATtgcatatgattttgacttagcagacgcttttctgctagccactgatcccttaactttagaggatggttttttatttaaaactccttgacttcttgtcaggttttaaTTTGTCAGACTTACTAGCTGCCTTCTTTTTAGGTTTTAACGAGCTGACAGTTGGTGGAATATGAATAatttcatcctttaaagttagcTCATCACAGCTTGAatcagtttcagtattagtTAAACTCCCTCtaacaaagtttataggcttaaattTGTATGTTAATAAGTTTAGATTTTTATGGAACTTGTCCGAGTCATTATTGTCatatcctaaaccggatttacATCCGGCATGCATTAGCATAATAATTTGTTGTTTGACAGCCTCTCCAAACTTCATTCAGGAACttaccacatatgtcaaacattggttttcagaaaataaagtttgaactttttctttgaGAATCttattctcagatgagagctcatctactttatttttaaaaagttttggTTCAGAAAATTGGGATGAATAAGAGTTATtagattcatattttaatttcatttcattgaatgagtctgataacttcttgtactcactgaccatgtcattgagtgtagtagtTAGTTCATTTCTTGTAAAACCTTACGAGTAAGAGTCTAGTACCTTTGATTTGTCGTCTACCATCAGGCATGTAACAACTTCATTATCGCTTTCGCTAGATGGGTCTTCTGAATCGCTATCGCCCCATTTGGACTTGTTTTCATCACATACAAGAGCCTTTTGCTCAGTTAGGTTTTTCTTTGTTTGAACATTATAGCCATAGATTTGGATAAGcttctcccatatttctttagcaaaggagcatgacttgatcttgcTGAACACATCCATATTGAACGACTTGTATAAGATGTCTTTGGCAATATTGTCTAAGTTGTTCATCATCTTTTCTTCAATCGTCCATTCACATCTTggcttttcaatttttataggACCATTAGAGATGACATACAACATGGCATAATCGAGTGCAGCCAAATGCGCTTGCATCCTTATCTTCCAGCATTCATAGTTTTCTTTCAGGAACATGGGAATTTGGTTACCTCCAGACATGATTCGAGTTCTTGTTTCTTGAGAATAGAAAGCAAGGCGCTGATACCAATTAATGGGatcagtgtaatcaatagagatgggggtctgaGTATTGATAATAACTTCAGATAAACGaattgatagaaatcctgttagggattaatatcactttctatttttcgcaaaccttcacaaacacTATAAtacgattcaagtgcagaactgtttatttgggtttgaagttttgaaccaatgaataatgaaagacagaaggtaaagaacacaacaagttgtttatggatgttcaaagttaactctcctacgtcaccccttcttccaacaacctaaaggatttcactaaacttttttaaatcaaatacaacttactgaatagttaacactctgttgaacagaacacactctattcaacttacaatatgatcaataatatctctCAACTAGAcagtgtttttgattctctctcttgaacttaGAAAATGATGTACAATTAGTAAGTGTAAGAGCAACATGAGTAAGAAGAATTCAATTCAATAACTGGTAGACCGTTAGATtcgttcgttgtccttgagcatctatttgtagaggaaggacaccaacggtcgaatcttcttcatggacacatGACACGCGTCCATAGGATGGCCGCCTAAAGGACAAAGTACAATAGACTCTGTACTCATGGAACGTGATCGTACTAAACGGTAGTGCGCCGGATATCCTTCTGCAACTGTCctgtactgaacaagtagtgggaggaatcTTCGcatacgtggcattcattcctTGGATGAAAATAGTTGGCGTACTGGTCTGCAAgtgaaagtggagcaggagtagattacagctagttgatcgtgggtagacgtatgctaacttcaaacgactgctaaagcgaggcattagaTGTGCTCCATTAGGctgccaagtctaaggaagttagacgccaacgtctaacaacgagttccattagactaccacgtctaatggattAGCCTGCAACGATTAACtttgcatcccattagactactacgtctaatggagttagactgcatcgtctaactacatatcacttcagactaatctgaaggagttagacgccaacgtctaactacatatctattagactggcacgtctaactatgtgtcagttagactgacacgtctaactacgtatttgttagactgacacgtctaactacatatctgttagactgacacatctaactacgtatctgttagactggcacgtctaactacgtctcttatatactggcacgtctaactacgtatctgttagactggcacgtctaactacatatctattagactagcatatctaactacatatctattagactgacacgtctaactacgtaacacgtCTAAGTAGTCTgattagaccacgtctaagttagccaaatttgatgcacctgcatagaaacaattagacgacttagtttcGTTCATTCAATTTTTAATCATGGTTAAGTTTTACTCATACATCATCCAAATAAcgttaatcaaattaaatctaACCCAACAAAAGAAATTGAGCTATTTGCGATAGATGAGTATACGATATTCCGAAGTTACAAATCTAAACGACTTTAAATGAGATAAAtagatttgtttgattatttgtaaTATGCCATGagacttttattttgtttagaatgaagaaaatgaactatgtctatttttttccatttaagggtttttaataaaatggaaaacaatccgtttatttaaaaaaaataatttgatgtgTTACATAAATTGggaattaaaatgatatatactAGTTTTATATACATCAAAAACAGCCAAATACTAACTTTACAAGTTTAGATCACCCACAATGAAAATGCCCTAGTTGAAGCACTTGAATGGCCAACAATGGCGGATCTCTCTCCCCTAGGTATAAGAATTCTAACGCAACCGACCTTAATCGGTTTGGTTGAGTATTAGAGGCGGATTTTAATTTTGGTCCCTTTGTCTTCTTAATTTTCAAAGGGAAAATTCGTCTTATTGGCTCAAGTAAATTTGATTAAGTTTTCAAGAATTATTGTACTTTGATCTTCAActtgattcaaatagttttgAATTTTATGGTCTTGATCAAAAGTTTgtgaattttgaaaaacaattaaaaacacGAAGTCTTTCGTTGATGAAGCTCTACCGCGTGCCGTAGGTGAAGGCTCCAACCAACCTTCAAGTGATTcgcataccgaaattttagataaggtataaggtatgaatataaaatattaagatataccGTATCGACCCACCCtaaatataacttattaagtaagtattaaaatactttatatttttaaaatatatatacaaattatatattaacaatcaCTTCTCtctaaataatacaaatattatttaaaaacactaCGCCTAAACACGAATTTGCAATAATTTTGGGTGAgttttaagaaagttaattagtcaaattgaaatatcaattaaatataataaataaataaacaaatccCCAAAGCCATGCAACCTTCCACATGAGTAAAGAGATTCTTCAGCCAGATGTTTGTGACATGCAGATACAACAAACAAAATTCGGAATATTAACAGTTAATGTCATCAGGTGGCTATGTTTTGCCGAGACAAGTCGGCAAGTCGCCACATCCCCATTTTAACATGCAAACCAAACACACCAGCGGCCAGACGTCCCATCTCCACTTATTATAAAAAGGACATTCTCGGCCCTAAAAAGATCACACCAACATATCTCCATTTCCCAGTACTCAAGAGAAGCTAGCTAGCCATGGCTAAAGGAAATACTCTATTAGCTTTCATCTGTGTCTTTGCATGCATCTCTCTCCTAGCCTCGGCTACCGATGAAAGAAGGCAAAGCCGGTTGACTCAGGCCCAGCAATGTCGTATCCAACGGCTCACAGCTTCCCAACCTTCACAGAGGATCGATAACGAAGGTGGTTCGATCGAAATGTGGGAACAGAAGGACGATATGTTCCAATGCGCCGGCGTAGCAGCTTTTCGTTACACCGTAAAAGCTAACGGACTCTCTCTTCCTCACTACCACCCATCTCCCCGCCTACTCTTCATTGAAAAAGGTAACAGAAATTATAAaccttatatataatatatatattatggatGATGTTATTTTCTGAAAAAACAGGTGAGGGTTTGATCAGCATTAATTTCCCGGGATGCCCTGAGACTTTCGAGTCGGAATCTGAGTCGATGTTCATGGGTAGACAGAGCAGTGACGAAAAGTCGGAGGGTCGTGAAGGAAGAGACTCGCACCAAAAGGTTCATCGTGTTCGCAAGGGAGACATCGTTGCTATTCCAAGCGGCGTGGCTTATTGGTGCTTCAACGACGGGACTCAAGATCTTGTAGCCGTCGCAGTAAACGATCTTAACCAAAACGTAAACCAGCTCGACCAGCAGTTCAGAGTAAGTATATCATATCTTcttttgagaataaaaaaaaaattcgtcAAGTTTTTATTAGTGGAATGACTTAATTTCTGTTTCTAGTCGTTCTATATGGCCGGTGGAATGCCAAAACAACAACGACAAACTAGATTTACTGCTCATGAAGCTGAAAAGAAAGAATACTTCGAGAATATTCTAGAACATTTCGACACGGAGTTGATGGCCGAAGCCCTAGAGATGCCTGTGGAGCTCATGCGAAAGATCCAACAAGGAGAGCAATCGAAGAAGGGATTCATCGTTACTGTTCGCGAGGGCATGCGCATGATCAAGCCAGACGAGAGGGAACAACAAAACGGCTTGGAAGAGTCTTCATGGTGTAGCATGAAGATCCGACACAACTTGGAATCTCGCCAACAATCCGACGTCTACTCCCGTCAAGGAGGCCGTCTCTACGTTGTCAACCAGAACAAGCTCCCTCTTCTCCGCCTCCTCGACATGAGCGCAGAGAAGGGCGAAGTATTCCCGGTAAGTAGTACGAATAAGGCTGCCCTAGactaaaaataatgattatgttGACCTAAACGAGCTGCGAAGGAAAAGGCCGGCTCTGTATGTAATATTCATTTTTGTCTCCAAAAATACATCATGAATCCACAATTTTATGTATTCAGAACGCAATGTATAGCCCAAGTTGGAATATGAACGGACACTCCGTGGTATACGTGACAAAGGGAGAGGCCGAGGTACGCATTGTGGACCAGAGCGGACAAGCAATAATGAACGAACGCGTGCGCGAAGGAGACATGTTTGTCTGCCCTCAATTCTTCGTGGTTACAAGTCAGGCTGGAAAGGAAGGATTCGAGTGGGTGGCATTCAAGACAACTAGCTCTCCGATGAAGAGTCCCTTGGCTGGTTACACTTCGGTGATGAGGGCTATGCCTCTTCAAGTAATTGTTAACTCCTA is part of the Impatiens glandulifera chromosome 1, dImpGla2.1, whole genome shotgun sequence genome and encodes:
- the LOC124942831 gene encoding 11S globulin seed storage protein 2-like → MAKGNTLLAFICVFACISLLASATDERRQSRLTQAQQCRIQRLTASQPSQRIDNEGGSIEMWEQKDDMFQCAGVAAFRYTVKANGLSLPHYHPSPRLLFIEKGEGLISINFPGCPETFESESESMFMGRQSSDEKSEGREGRDSHQKVHRVRKGDIVAIPSGVAYWCFNDGTQDLVAVAVNDLNQNVNQLDQQFRSFYMAGGMPKQQRQTRFTAHEAEKKEYFENILEHFDTELMAEALEMPVELMRKIQQGEQSKKGFIVTVREGMRMIKPDEREQQNGLEESSWCSMKIRHNLESRQQSDVYSRQGGRLYVVNQNKLPLLRLLDMSAEKGEVFPNAMYSPSWNMNGHSVVYVTKGEAEVRIVDQSGQAIMNERVREGDMFVCPQFFVVTSQAGKEGFEWVAFKTTSSPMKSPLAGYTSVMRAMPLQVIVNSYQVSTSQAKDLKYNTGRQTMFLKPKA